From the Halodesulfovibrio aestuarii DSM 17919 = ATCC 29578 genome, one window contains:
- a CDS encoding FKBP-type peptidyl-prolyl cis-trans isomerase, producing MAQVKDGDSVKVHYTGTLDDGTVFDSSREREPLEFTLGSGMLIPGFEKAVEGMSVGDATKVTIPADEAYGQRNDEMIIDVANDQVPEHITPEIGMLLQLESEGGVMEVVITAVKEDGITLDANHPLAGKDLTFEIELVEIA from the coding sequence ATGGCACAGGTCAAAGACGGCGATTCTGTAAAAGTTCACTATACTGGTACTCTCGATGACGGTACTGTTTTCGATTCCTCACGCGAGCGCGAACCTCTTGAGTTTACTCTTGGTTCCGGCATGCTTATTCCTGGTTTCGAAAAAGCTGTTGAGGGTATGAGCGTTGGTGACGCTACTAAAGTTACTATCCCAGCAGACGAAGCATACGGTCAGCGCAATGACGAAATGATTATTGATGTTGCCAATGATCAAGTGCCTGAACACATCACCCCAGAAATCGGCATGCTCTTGCAGCTTGAATCCGAAGGTGGTGTTATGGAAGTAGTTATTACTGCCGTAAAAGAAGATGGCATTACCCTTGATGCCAACCACCCACTCGCAGGTAAAGACCTTACCTTCGAAATTGAGCTCGTTGAAATCGCCTAG
- a CDS encoding VCBS domain-containing protein, which produces VSEGQIVTTDADTGEAANHTFSFADGEDGSGTYGSLTLDADGHWKYVADNAAVQGLGSDDTYVEHFSVEVSDGHGGTDVQTIDVTIHGTNDGPEVASATNLETGQTFGDGENISGSVTEAGHGDTGDSSASGTLTFSDADSNDIGNSSDETSGGLHTNLVYQLTSENESSDSYDPKVDSSSESALKVVGVYGDLTYNTQNGTWEYHLDNDREATKELTFGDPAKESFTVTATDASGATVDKVIDVTVNGQPDLIEYKLTFESQNGDWHNALVVAVTDANGVTTMYTDWSDSHNIDVGSTLQFSASENATVEYFLIPQATEDKLDSVSYNGTTVQYQNSNGDIVDAISDMKSPGQAHPGTDSDTYRFEDGGGSDYNDFVFKVETEHADLKLEGTSGGDVFHGTEGNDIIVDGDGGSSNIVDGSFTETGESYSSGDNGAETNLSGKDWHTDNSVELVHRDVSGETNYFVELDTNPNRPYQSNEHPTNIYQDIDTVVGQTYTLTFKAGAVESGDELYAKILGTIVSSDGGTVYSDNVLIFAPDDSDGTSWNTYTITFVATSDSTRIEFGQDGSTESGSYDWKGVYLDDVSIQSAGNDVLYGHGGNDTLDAGSGNDFLNGGTGDDILIGGDGNDVLVGGAGADHLIGGNATVVNGEVTITAGGDSGIDTVSYEHSAHAVNVDLNLSGAQVDFASATHGDAVGDILDGIENLVGSAHADTLIGDSNVNVIHGGAGDDTLYGGDEITGQPVASDDFSSNPWDNTEWPFHGDVEWKWEWVPNPDYDWLHNPDPGHNDVYLNLGDARNNGGNGELSHTILGTEGEYIMTFDVRNSGGGSDGLKVDVDGTTHVIPKGSVSDSWESHVVTFEGDGKTDIKFYHDEEVRAGNKDHGIDLDNISVVKVDDHLYGGDGNDTLNGGAGNDILNGGAGDDTFLFTSHDFQKSGEITVIEDYEKGHDSLAFSDVLDSSSLTEHATVTAVDNGGSGVVTIVDATTHFTHTIVFEGYHDELDQLAQQIQHLITHS; this is translated from the coding sequence GTGAGCGAAGGTCAGATTGTGACCACAGACGCTGACACAGGCGAAGCTGCGAACCATACCTTCAGCTTTGCGGACGGTGAAGACGGCTCCGGTACCTACGGCAGCCTGACCCTTGATGCAGACGGTCACTGGAAATACGTAGCGGATAACGCCGCAGTGCAGGGGCTTGGCAGCGATGATACGTATGTGGAACATTTCTCCGTTGAGGTCTCAGACGGTCACGGCGGCACCGACGTACAGACAATCGATGTGACGATCCACGGCACGAACGACGGTCCTGAGGTTGCGAGTGCAACTAACTTGGAAACGGGGCAAACGTTCGGTGATGGTGAAAATATTAGCGGTTCTGTAACAGAAGCCGGACATGGGGACACTGGTGATAGCTCTGCATCCGGTACTCTTACTTTTAGTGATGCTGATAGTAATGATATTGGCAATAGCAGTGACGAAACAAGCGGTGGGCTTCATACTAACCTTGTCTATCAATTGACATCCGAGAATGAATCGTCAGATTCCTATGACCCTAAGGTCGATTCGTCTAGTGAGTCTGCTCTTAAGGTTGTAGGTGTCTATGGTGATCTGACGTATAACACTCAGAATGGTACTTGGGAGTACCACCTTGATAACGACAGAGAAGCAACTAAAGAATTAACCTTTGGTGATCCTGCGAAAGAGTCATTTACTGTAACAGCAACTGATGCATCTGGTGCAACTGTTGATAAAGTTATTGATGTAACTGTTAATGGCCAGCCTGACTTGATTGAGTACAAACTTACTTTTGAAAGTCAAAATGGTGATTGGCATAACGCTCTTGTGGTAGCTGTTACTGACGCCAATGGTGTTACTACAATGTATACTGATTGGAGTGACTCTCATAATATTGACGTTGGTTCTACACTCCAGTTCTCTGCCTCGGAAAATGCAACTGTTGAGTACTTTTTGATTCCACAGGCTACAGAAGATAAACTTGATTCTGTGAGTTATAACGGTACAACCGTTCAGTATCAGAATTCGAACGGGGACATTGTTGATGCTATCTCAGACATGAAATCGCCAGGGCAGGCGCACCCTGGTACTGATTCGGATACCTACCGCTTTGAAGATGGTGGCGGCTCTGATTATAATGATTTTGTCTTTAAAGTTGAAACAGAGCATGCCGACTTGAAGCTCGAAGGTACTTCGGGTGGTGATGTTTTCCATGGCACTGAAGGCAATGACATTATTGTTGATGGAGATGGCGGAAGCTCGAATATAGTTGATGGTTCATTTACAGAGACTGGCGAAAGTTATTCCTCAGGTGATAACGGCGCTGAAACTAATCTTTCTGGTAAAGATTGGCATACTGATAATTCTGTAGAATTGGTGCACCGGGATGTCTCTGGAGAAACTAATTATTTTGTGGAGCTTGATACAAATCCTAACCGTCCTTATCAGTCGAATGAACATCCCACAAATATATACCAGGATATTGATACTGTTGTTGGCCAGACGTACACCCTGACATTTAAGGCTGGTGCTGTTGAGTCAGGAGATGAACTTTATGCAAAAATTCTCGGTACAATTGTTAGTTCAGATGGTGGGACAGTCTATTCTGACAATGTCCTTATTTTTGCTCCTGACGATTCAGACGGAACTTCATGGAATACGTATACCATCACTTTTGTTGCAACATCAGACTCGACTAGAATTGAATTTGGGCAGGATGGAAGTACAGAGTCCGGCTCCTATGATTGGAAGGGCGTCTATCTTGATGATGTTTCCATCCAGTCTGCTGGTAATGACGTTTTGTATGGTCATGGCGGAAATGATACGTTAGACGCAGGCTCTGGGAACGACTTCTTAAATGGTGGCACCGGTGATGATATCTTGATTGGTGGTGACGGTAATGATGTCCTTGTCGGTGGCGCTGGTGCAGACCATCTGATTGGCGGGAATGCCACAGTTGTCAATGGTGAAGTAACCATTACTGCTGGTGGAGATAGTGGTATTGATACTGTAAGCTATGAACACTCTGCTCACGCCGTAAATGTCGATTTGAACTTATCAGGCGCTCAGGTTGATTTTGCAAGTGCCACACACGGCGATGCAGTGGGTGATATTTTGGATGGCATTGAGAACCTTGTCGGCAGTGCGCATGCTGATACCCTGATAGGTGATTCTAATGTGAATGTTATCCATGGTGGTGCAGGTGACGACACGCTGTATGGTGGTGATGAAATTACGGGGCAGCCTGTAGCAAGTGATGATTTTTCATCAAATCCTTGGGATAATACTGAATGGCCATTTCATGGAGACGTTGAGTGGAAGTGGGAGTGGGTTCCAAACCCTGATTATGATTGGCTGCACAATCCTGATCCCGGACATAATGATGTTTATTTAAATCTGGGAGATGCCCGAAATAATGGTGGTAATGGTGAGTTGTCACACACCATTCTTGGTACAGAGGGTGAATACATCATGACATTCGATGTCCGAAACAGCGGTGGCGGCAGCGATGGGCTTAAAGTTGATGTTGATGGTACAACGCATGTGATTCCTAAGGGGAGCGTCTCTGATTCATGGGAAAGCCATGTGGTAACTTTTGAGGGTGATGGCAAGACGGATATTAAATTTTATCATGATGAAGAAGTGCGAGCGGGGAATAAAGATCATGGCATTGATCTTGACAACATTTCTGTTGTTAAAGTTGATGATCACCTTTACGGAGGCGATGGCAATGATACCTTGAATGGGGGCGCGGGCAATGACATATTGAATGGCGGTGCCGGTGATGATACCTTCCTGTTCACATCCCATGACTTTCAGAAATCTGGTGAAATAACCGTTATTGAAGATTACGAAAAAGGGCATGATAGCCTTGCCTTTAGCGATGTACTGGATTCCTCATCATTAACGGAACATGCAACGGTAACTGCTGTCGATAACGGAGGATCGGGTGTTGTGACGATTGTAGATGCAACGACACATTTTACCCATACTATTGTTTTCGAAGGTTATCACGATGAGTTAGACCAACTTGCACAACAAATTCAGCATTTGATAACCCACAGCTAG
- the feoB gene encoding ferrous iron transport protein B, producing the protein MSKEIKVALAGNPNSGKTTAFNAITGARQHVGNYPGITVDKKEGFTSVGENKIHLIDLPGTYSLTAYTMEEIVARNVVADQRPDVVIDVLNAGALERNLYLAIQLMEMGAPLVLALNMMDEANKQGMKIDLAKLSELLNVPVVETVARTGDGIPSLMEATVKCAAENQGKKWEPLSISYGPDLDPALDKLIALIEENNVLTDRYPARWTAIKYLESDDEIIQLGREMHPVSAELEEIVKDVSKHLESTLATYPEAVIADYRYGFITSIIRQGVVTRLDATADRVALSDKIDRVVTHRFLGPLIMFGIMYLIYQITFTFSEIPVGWFENFFGWLGGIADANMSEGLLKSLIVSGVIDGVGGVMGFVPLIMFMFLQIALLEDSGYMARVAYMLDRVFRFFGLHGCSVMPFIVSGGIAGGCAVPGVMAARTLRSPKEKLATLITAPFMACGAKLPVFLLFVGIFFKEHQAMVMFLLTMVAWACALIVSKILRNTVIKGESTPFVMELPPYRFPTMRGLFIHTWERTWQYIKKAGTVILAISILIWAAMTFPNLPADQVAAFDAQKTVVQEQIDSANASGAPAAELEEKLAMIENDEAEATLKNSYAGSIGVALEPVMRPAGFDWRTNIALVGGFAAKEVIVSTLGTAYSLGDVDPEDAAPLAERIAQDPNWTPSTAIAFLLFVLLYAPCFVTVVAIKQEAGSWKWALFSVVFNTGLAYIVAVAVVQIGKLL; encoded by the coding sequence ATGTCTAAAGAGATCAAAGTTGCTCTTGCCGGTAACCCTAACTCCGGTAAAACAACTGCGTTTAACGCAATCACCGGTGCGCGTCAGCATGTAGGCAACTATCCGGGGATTACTGTTGATAAGAAAGAAGGGTTTACTAGTGTTGGTGAGAACAAAATTCATCTTATCGACCTTCCGGGAACCTATTCTCTTACTGCGTACACCATGGAAGAAATTGTTGCGCGTAACGTTGTTGCTGATCAGCGCCCGGATGTAGTCATTGATGTTCTCAATGCCGGTGCTCTCGAGCGTAACCTTTACCTTGCAATCCAGTTGATGGAAATGGGCGCTCCACTTGTTCTTGCTCTGAATATGATGGATGAAGCGAACAAGCAGGGAATGAAGATTGATCTTGCTAAGCTTTCTGAATTGCTGAACGTGCCTGTTGTAGAAACCGTTGCACGCACAGGGGACGGTATTCCGAGTCTGATGGAAGCTACCGTAAAATGCGCTGCGGAGAATCAGGGCAAAAAGTGGGAACCCCTTTCTATCTCATACGGGCCGGATCTTGACCCTGCCTTAGACAAACTGATTGCCCTTATTGAGGAAAACAACGTTCTCACTGACCGTTATCCGGCTCGTTGGACCGCAATAAAATACCTCGAAAGTGATGATGAAATTATACAGCTTGGTCGTGAAATGCATCCTGTTTCCGCCGAACTGGAAGAAATCGTTAAGGATGTTTCCAAGCATCTTGAAAGCACTCTTGCAACGTATCCTGAAGCTGTTATTGCGGATTACCGTTATGGTTTTATTACCTCTATTATTCGTCAAGGTGTTGTAACTCGTCTCGATGCAACCGCAGATCGTGTAGCGCTTTCGGACAAAATTGACAGGGTTGTAACGCATCGCTTTCTTGGCCCGCTCATCATGTTCGGCATCATGTATTTGATTTATCAGATCACGTTTACATTTAGTGAAATTCCGGTTGGCTGGTTTGAAAATTTCTTCGGCTGGCTAGGAGGAATTGCAGACGCCAATATGTCTGAGGGGTTGCTCAAATCTTTGATTGTATCCGGTGTGATTGATGGTGTGGGCGGCGTAATGGGCTTTGTTCCGCTTATTATGTTTATGTTCTTGCAAATTGCCCTTCTTGAAGACTCCGGTTACATGGCTCGCGTTGCATATATGCTTGACCGCGTATTCCGTTTCTTCGGCTTACATGGTTGTTCAGTAATGCCGTTTATTGTGTCAGGCGGTATTGCAGGCGGTTGTGCTGTGCCGGGTGTAATGGCTGCACGTACTTTGCGTAGTCCTAAGGAAAAATTGGCGACACTTATTACAGCGCCGTTTATGGCGTGTGGTGCTAAGCTTCCAGTATTTCTTCTCTTTGTAGGTATTTTCTTTAAAGAACATCAGGCTATGGTAATGTTTCTGCTTACTATGGTTGCATGGGCATGTGCTCTTATCGTTTCAAAAATTCTTCGTAATACCGTTATTAAGGGTGAATCTACTCCATTCGTAATGGAACTTCCTCCGTACCGCTTCCCGACTATGCGTGGTCTCTTTATCCACACCTGGGAGCGCACATGGCAGTACATTAAGAAAGCTGGTACCGTGATTCTTGCTATCTCTATTCTTATCTGGGCAGCAATGACCTTCCCGAACCTTCCTGCAGATCAGGTTGCAGCATTTGATGCACAGAAGACTGTTGTTCAAGAGCAGATTGATTCTGCGAATGCTTCCGGTGCACCTGCGGCAGAGCTTGAAGAAAAACTGGCCATGATTGAAAACGATGAAGCAGAAGCGACTCTTAAAAATTCTTATGCGGGTAGTATTGGCGTCGCTCTTGAGCCAGTTATGCGTCCTGCCGGCTTTGACTGGCGCACAAACATTGCTCTTGTGGGTGGTTTTGCTGCAAAAGAGGTTATCGTTTCAACTCTTGGTACAGCATACTCTCTTGGTGACGTTGATCCGGAAGATGCTGCACCGCTTGCGGAGCGTATCGCGCAGGATCCGAACTGGACTCCTAGCACCGCAATCGCATTCCTCCTCTTTGTACTTCTCTACGCACCGTGTTTTGTAACTGTTGTTGCTATCAAACAGGAAGCAGGTTCATGGAAATGGGCACTCTTCTCAGTTGTATTCAATACAGGTCTTGCATACATAGTAGCGGTAGCTGTGGTTCAGATTGGCAAATTGCTGTAA
- a CDS encoding ABC transporter ATP-binding protein gives MPPLLSVQDLTTVFHTTTHGTLTAVDNVSFTINAGQSLGIVGESGCGKSVTSLSIMRLIPTPPGKIVSGKVIFDGQDLLTLPEKEMQRIRGNSISMIFQEPMTSLNPVFKIGDQIAEVVRLHEGLGKKPALNRAIELLHQVGIPSPAQRAKEFPHQLSGGMRQRVVIAMALACSPRLIIADEPTTALDVTIQGQILDLMHKLADDTGTALLLITHDLGVVAENTDDVVVMYSGRVVEQASTINLFKNPLHPYTQGLMRSIPTIPEKGTPLHRGMLETIPGVVAPLYAQPTGCRFHERCKHTFDKCRELEPPLLTPSNHRAVRCWLYE, from the coding sequence ATGCCCCCGCTGCTTTCTGTTCAGGATTTAACAACTGTTTTTCATACCACGACTCACGGTACACTTACGGCTGTTGACAACGTAAGCTTTACCATTAACGCAGGCCAATCTTTGGGCATTGTTGGCGAATCCGGATGTGGAAAAAGTGTTACCTCACTTTCCATCATGCGGCTCATTCCGACACCTCCCGGTAAAATCGTAAGCGGTAAAGTAATTTTTGATGGCCAAGATCTGCTCACTCTGCCCGAAAAAGAGATGCAACGAATTCGTGGCAATTCTATTTCGATGATCTTTCAGGAACCAATGACCTCGCTTAATCCTGTATTTAAAATTGGTGACCAGATTGCCGAAGTAGTCCGCCTGCACGAAGGTCTTGGGAAAAAACCTGCATTAAATCGAGCAATTGAACTCCTTCATCAAGTTGGCATCCCTTCTCCTGCACAGCGAGCTAAAGAATTCCCACATCAGCTGAGTGGCGGGATGCGGCAACGTGTCGTCATAGCTATGGCGCTAGCGTGCTCACCACGTCTAATCATTGCAGACGAACCTACAACAGCACTCGATGTCACCATTCAAGGACAAATTTTAGATCTTATGCATAAACTTGCAGACGATACGGGAACGGCTCTACTCCTTATTACTCATGATCTCGGTGTAGTCGCAGAAAACACTGATGACGTTGTCGTAATGTATAGTGGTCGCGTTGTTGAACAAGCAAGTACCATCAACCTGTTTAAAAATCCCCTCCATCCATATACACAAGGGCTCATGCGCTCTATTCCGACCATTCCTGAAAAAGGCACCCCGCTTCACAGAGGAATGTTGGAAACAATACCTGGAGTAGTAGCCCCGCTTTACGCCCAGCCAACAGGCTGTCGTTTTCATGAACGCTGCAAGCACACTTTCGACAAATGTAGAGAACTGGAACCGCCGTTGCTAACACCAAGTAATCACAGGGCAGTGCGTTGCTGGTTATATGAATAG
- a CDS encoding FeoB-associated Cys-rich membrane protein, with protein sequence MTDAIIVAAIIAVAAGYLVRRFIKKGASGGCGCGSDCGGCSSAGGKSSQDVKSGCSCSSHKE encoded by the coding sequence ATGACGGATGCTATTATTGTTGCAGCTATTATCGCTGTAGCAGCTGGTTATCTTGTTCGTCGCTTTATAAAAAAGGGTGCATCTGGAGGCTGTGGTTGCGGAAGCGACTGCGGTGGATGTAGTTCAGCCGGCGGTAAAAGTTCACAAGATGTAAAATCAGGCTGCAGTTGCTCTTCGCACAAAGAGTAG
- a CDS encoding TrmB family transcriptional regulator, translating to MELIQALKKFGFTQQESLMYVTLCKMGAMTGYEAAKVSGISRSNAYAALSSLVEKGGAIVSSEDSSKYTATPREELILNLRRSCESTLEFLEENLPEQEEEEAPYLTISGYGNTLDKMRNMILLAKGWVYLSVSSSTVKLLTPDLDNCIKRGLKVVILSDEDPHLSGVVFMHNEAPAENVRIIADTSEVIVGTLAVNKGQCLYSKNKHLVSLMRESLLNEIELIKIRGI from the coding sequence ATGGAACTCATTCAAGCATTGAAGAAATTTGGCTTCACCCAGCAAGAGTCTCTGATGTATGTAACTCTTTGTAAAATGGGCGCCATGACAGGGTATGAAGCCGCAAAGGTTTCTGGCATTTCCCGTTCCAATGCATACGCTGCGTTGTCCAGCCTTGTTGAAAAAGGCGGGGCCATTGTTTCTTCCGAGGATTCCAGCAAATATACTGCAACACCGCGTGAAGAACTTATTTTAAACTTACGTCGTTCCTGTGAATCGACATTAGAGTTTCTTGAAGAAAATTTACCGGAACAGGAAGAGGAAGAAGCACCATATCTTACCATTTCCGGATATGGAAACACCCTTGATAAAATGCGGAATATGATTCTGCTGGCAAAAGGATGGGTGTATCTTTCTGTTTCGTCTTCCACAGTAAAATTGCTTACGCCCGACTTGGATAACTGTATCAAGCGCGGGTTAAAAGTTGTGATTTTATCTGATGAAGACCCGCATCTTTCCGGCGTTGTTTTCATGCATAACGAAGCACCTGCGGAGAATGTACGTATTATCGCTGATACCAGCGAAGTTATAGTGGGCACGCTTGCAGTAAATAAAGGGCAGTGTCTCTATTCAAAAAACAAGCACCTCGTATCATTAATGCGCGAATCGCTTTTAAATGAGATTGAGCTTATTAAAATACGTGGAATTTAA
- a CDS encoding FeoA family protein → MPCCKRKHKLNSLPAGCKARIRGFCSEPKLRGRLCALGLTPGTVVEVCSPCSFRVKDCLLTLGDDIARKLECEPLENEQNLKSTETAGTL, encoded by the coding sequence ATGCCATGTTGTAAACGCAAGCATAAATTGAATTCCTTACCTGCTGGTTGCAAAGCTCGAATCAGAGGGTTTTGTTCGGAACCGAAGCTGAGAGGTCGACTCTGCGCGCTGGGGCTTACTCCGGGTACCGTTGTTGAGGTGTGTTCCCCGTGCAGCTTTAGAGTAAAGGATTGCCTGCTCACTTTGGGTGACGACATTGCACGTAAGTTAGAATGTGAACCATTAGAAAACGAACAAAACTTGAAAAGTACAGAGACTGCGGGCACATTATAG
- a CDS encoding FeoA family protein, which translates to MSNAIPMRELKVGEKAKVVAITAIGELGRRIRDMGLVPGAALEVVGRAPLKDPVALRLTGFTLSLRNNEADYIAVERV; encoded by the coding sequence ATGTCTAATGCTATTCCGATGCGAGAATTAAAAGTAGGTGAAAAGGCCAAAGTAGTTGCTATTACAGCAATTGGCGAGCTCGGCCGTCGAATTCGTGATATGGGACTTGTTCCCGGGGCTGCACTTGAAGTTGTCGGGCGCGCGCCATTAAAGGATCCTGTTGCGTTGCGTCTTACTGGTTTTACTCTTTCCCTGCGTAATAATGAAGCAGACTACATCGCTGTTGAACGCGTTTAA